A single window of Sphingobacteriales bacterium DNA harbors:
- a CDS encoding M28 family peptidase translates to MKIRLATIAVLVAVLFTIGCKTKQKDNQSTTTTLEEKKVERPTFSSDSAYLYIEQQIAFGPRIPNTTPQKKCADYLSNKLKQFGANVVVQETKLTIYDGRTVPCYNIIGTYNPTSKRRLMLFAHWDTRPFADRDVSEASKPNLGVDDGASGVAVLLEIARQLQAKQAEIGVDIMFFDVEDFGPPMDKETSYADGDYYALGTQYWCHNKHIPNYTADFGILLDMVGAKNATFTYEGISMQYASSLMKDVWQTAHQLGFGSYFQKRNTAPIVDDHYYVNTIAQIPSMDIIYRTYETETGFAKHWHTQEDKLENIDKNTLQAVGETVLATIYNF, encoded by the coding sequence ATGAAAATCAGATTAGCTACAATAGCAGTTTTAGTTGCTGTATTGTTCACCATAGGTTGCAAAACCAAACAAAAGGATAATCAATCAACAACTACAACGCTAGAAGAAAAAAAAGTTGAACGACCTACCTTTTCTTCTGATTCAGCTTACTTATATATTGAACAACAAATAGCATTTGGCCCCAGAATTCCAAACACTACACCACAAAAGAAATGTGCCGATTATCTTTCCAATAAATTAAAACAATTTGGTGCTAATGTAGTTGTGCAAGAGACAAAATTAACCATCTATGATGGACGTACAGTTCCTTGCTACAATATTATTGGCACATACAATCCTACATCAAAAAGAAGATTAATGTTGTTTGCACATTGGGATACAAGGCCATTTGCAGACAGAGATGTTTCGGAAGCTAGCAAACCCAATTTAGGTGTAGATGATGGTGCATCTGGCGTAGCTGTACTGCTAGAAATTGCAAGACAATTGCAAGCTAAACAAGCAGAAATTGGTGTAGATATTATGTTTTTTGATGTCGAAGATTTTGGTCCACCAATGGATAAAGAAACATCATATGCTGATGGAGATTATTATGCACTTGGCACACAATATTGGTGTCACAACAAGCATATACCAAATTACACTGCTGATTTTGGCATTTTGTTGGATATGGTTGGTGCTAAAAATGCCACATTTACCTACGAAGGTATATCTATGCAGTACGCAAGTAGCTTGATGAAAGATGTGTGGCAAACAGCACATCAGTTAGGTTTTGGCAGTTATTTTCAGAAAAGAAATACAGCACCTATTGTTGATGACCACTATTATGTAAATACCATAGCACAAATACCATCTATGGATATAATATATAGAACCTATGAAACCGAAACAGGATTTGCAAAACATTGGCATACGCAAGAAGATAAGTTGGAAAACATAGATAAAAACACTTTGCAAGCCGTAGGAGAAACTGTTTTAGCAACAATTTATAATTTTTAA